A region from the Chloroflexia bacterium SDU3-3 genome encodes:
- a CDS encoding Fic family protein, protein MTPEIRLDPRLAQRLHEKKALLDLQRPLSPTVVAKLYEDLRIRQTYHSNAIEGNTLDLSETQLVVAEGITIGGHTVREHLEAINHAAAYGRMLELARGDASLDAAAICELHGLVTQGLVDTPGAYRRAAVFISGSEHRPPHHSQVSGLMADLVAWVAGDGQAYEPVLRAALTHEMLLAIHPFADGNGRTGRLVLNLQLMRDGYPTALLLAGWRPRYIQAMERAHHGQYSPLANVIGQAVEAGLDMFLSACADVPEELQRPIREVAEACAIDGDYLGWLLREGRVAGQKRRGRWYTSEAAVRRYQREVAEGVVPKGRPRQDGV, encoded by the coding sequence ATGACCCCAGAGATCCGCCTCGACCCCCGCCTCGCGCAGCGACTGCATGAGAAGAAGGCGCTGCTTGACCTTCAGCGCCCGCTGTCGCCGACGGTGGTGGCGAAGCTGTACGAGGATCTGCGCATCCGCCAGACCTACCACTCGAACGCCATCGAGGGCAACACGCTCGACCTGAGCGAGACGCAGCTCGTGGTGGCCGAGGGCATCACCATCGGCGGGCACACAGTGCGCGAGCACCTGGAGGCGATCAACCACGCGGCGGCCTACGGGCGGATGCTGGAGTTGGCGCGGGGCGATGCGTCGCTGGATGCGGCGGCGATCTGCGAGTTGCATGGGCTGGTGACGCAGGGGCTGGTGGACACGCCCGGCGCGTACCGCCGCGCCGCCGTGTTTATCAGCGGGTCGGAGCACCGCCCGCCGCACCATAGCCAGGTGTCGGGGCTGATGGCCGACCTGGTGGCGTGGGTGGCGGGGGATGGGCAGGCGTATGAGCCGGTGCTGCGGGCGGCGCTGACCCACGAGATGCTGCTCGCCATCCACCCCTTTGCAGATGGGAATGGGCGCACGGGGCGGCTGGTGCTCAATCTCCAGCTCATGCGCGATGGCTACCCCACGGCGCTGCTGCTGGCGGGGTGGAGGCCGCGCTACATCCAGGCGATGGAGCGGGCGCACCACGGGCAGTACAGCCCGCTGGCCAACGTGATTGGGCAGGCCGTGGAGGCAGGGCTGGATATGTTCCTCTCGGCGTGCGCGGATGTGCCGGAGGAACTCCAGCGACCGATCCGGGAGGTGGCCGAGGCGTGCGCGATCGATGGGGACTACCTGGGCTGGCTGCTGCGCGAGGGGCGCGTGGCGGGGCAGAAGCGCCGAGGGCGCTGGTACACCTCGGAGGCAGCAGTGCGCCGCTACCAGCGCGAGGTCGCCGAGGGCGTGGTGCCGAAGGGCCGACCACGGCAGGATGGGGTGTGA